Proteins found in one Hirundo rustica isolate bHirRus1 chromosome Z, bHirRus1.pri.v3, whole genome shotgun sequence genomic segment:
- the TRIM36 gene encoding E3 ubiquitin-protein ligase TRIM36 isoform X2, giving the protein MCDFCKPPPQESTKSCMDCSASYCNECFKVHHPWGTVKAQHEYVGPTTNFRPKILMCPEHEMERVNMYCEICRRPVCHLCKLGGGHANHRVTTMSTAYKTLKEKLSKDIEYLISKESQVKAHITQLDLLLKETECNSERAKQEASQSFEKLYHVLEEKKSAALRAIETSKNIRLEKLQTQVEEYQGLLENNGLVGYAQEVLKETDPSCFVQTAKQLHVRIQKATESLRSFRPAAETTFEDFVVDTAKQEDILGDLSFHSNGLEIPEINEEQSRMYNKALISWECPGKTDSADIYVLEYHKLNKEEESVTWQKTEVCGKTKVLSDLDDDSSYAFRVRGYKGSICSPWSREVIMRTPPAPVFNFLFDDKCGYNNEHLQLNPRRTSVESRAGFPLLLGSERLQAGCYTTLDYIIGDTGIAKGKHFWAFNVEAYSYLVKVGVVPSNKIQKLFHNTHDVTSPRYEQDSGHDSGSEDAFFDSSQPCTLVTLGMKKFFIPATPAAPKDPASRILPLPSRLGICLDCDRGRVGFYDAGRMKCLYECEVDCSGLMYPAFALMGGAAVHLEEAVTAKYREYHDGI; this is encoded by the exons ATGTGTGATTTCTGCAAGCCTCCACCTCAGGAGTCCACAAAGAGCTGCATGGACTGCAGTGCAAGCTATTGCAATGAATGTTTCAAAGTACACCATCCTTGGGGAACTGTGAAAGCCCAGCATGAATATGTAGGACCAACCACCAACTTCAGACCCAAG aTTTTGATGTGTCCAGAACATGAAATGGAGAGAGTAAACATGTACTGTGAAATCTGCAGAAGGCCTGTTTGTCATCTTTGCAAACTGGGTGGAGGTCATGCAAACCATAGAGTGACAACCATGAGCACTGCCTACAAAACCCTTaag GAGAAGCTTTCAAAAGATATTGAGTACCTCATCAGTAAGGAGAGCCAAGTGAAAGCTCACATCACACAGCTGGatctgctgctgaaagaaacAGAG TGCAACAGTGAAAGGGCTAAACAAGAAGCATCTCAGAGTTTTGAGAAATTATATCATGtcctggaagagaagaaatctGCAGCTCTTAGGGCAATTGAAACTTCTAAGAATATAAGGCTGGaaaaattgcaaacacaagTGGAAGAATATCAAGGGCTCCTGGAAAATAATGGCCTTGTAGGCTATGCTCAGGAAGTGCTTAAAGAAACTGATCCCTCCTGTTTTgttcaaacagcaaaacaacttCATGTCAG aatCCAAAAAGCTACTGAGTCTCTGAGGAGCTTTAGGCCAGCAGCTGAAACCACTTTTGAAGACTTTGTGGTGGACACTGCCAAGCAAGAAGACATCCTTGGTGACTTGTCTTTCCATTCCAATG gtCTAGAAATACCAGAAATTAatgaagagcagagcagaatgTACAACAAAGCTCTGATCAGCTGGGAATGCCCTGGGAAGACAGATTCAGCTGATATCTATGTTCTTGAGTATCATAAGCTTAATAAAGAAGAGGAGAGTGTGACATGGCAGAAGACTGAAGTTTGTGGCAAGACCAAAGTATTATCTGATCTTGATGATGACAGCAGCTATGCCTTTAGAGTTCGAGGATACAAAGGGTCCATCTGCAGCCCTTGGAGCCGAGAAGTTATAATGCGTactcctccagctccag ttttcaattttctttttgatgacAAATGTGGGTACAACAATGAACATCTCCAGCTGAACCCAAGAAGAACCTCTGTGGAAAGTAGAGCTGGATTTCCTCTGCTTCTGGGATCTGAGCGCTTGCAAGCTGGATGCTATACAACCCTGGATTACATCATTGGTGACACTGGGATTGCCAAAGGGAAGCACTTCTGGGCTTTTAATGTGGAAGCCTATTCATATCTGGTGAAAGTGGGAGTTGTTCCTAGCAACAAGATACAGAAATTATTCCACAATACCCATGATGTGACCAGTCCAAG ATATGAGCAAGACAGCGGTCATGACAGTGGGAGTGAAGATGCCTTCTTTGACTCATCGCAGCCTTGCACGCTGGTCACTTTAGGCATGAAGAAGTTCTTTATCCCTGCTACACCTGCTGCTCCAAAGGATCCAGCAAGCAGAATCCTTCCCCTGCCATCACGCTTGGGCATTTGCCTTGACTGTGACAGAGGCAGGGTGGGGTTTTACGACGCAGGCCGCATGAAGTGCCTGTATGAATGTGAGGTGGATTGCTCTGGCTTAATGTACCCGGCGTTTGCTTTAATGGGTGGTGCAGCAGTACATCTTGAGGAAGCTGTCACAGCCAAGTACAGGGAGTATCATGATGGCATCTAG